The Desmonostoc muscorum LEGE 12446 genome includes a region encoding these proteins:
- a CDS encoding type I polyketide synthase has product MKNYQEFDNFDDNDAIAIIGITGRFPGANNVDKFWENLRDGVESISHFTDEELQTTGVELTLLNDPNYVKVGSFIEGIELFDAAFFGYTPREAEITDPQHRLFLESAWEALESAGYDSESYKGKIGVYAGVTNSNYLFTNLASNKELIDSVDALNIFIGNEKDNLSTQTSYKLNLTGPSINVQNNCSTSLIAVHLACQSLLNGESDIALAGGVSIAKLPQKSGYLYQEGVLHSPDGHCRTFDANAKGTVFGDGLGIVVLKRLEDAIADGDFINAVIKGSAINNDGSLKVGFTAPSVNGQREVISEALALADVEADTISYIEAHGTATPLGDPIEIKALTQAFRASTNQKSFCAIGSVKTNIGHLDTAAGVTGLIKTVLALKHQQIPPSLHFDKPNPEIDFANSPFYVNTKLSEWKTNGLPRRAGVSSFGVGGTNAHVILQEAPLIEESSASRPWQLILLSAKTSTALEAAAANLATYLQQHPNINLADVAYTLQVGRRAFDHRRMIVCQDLNDSVKLLQNHEQERVFNYHFKPIRYPVIFIFSGKVSNISRELYEVEATYRKHVDNCAEILQPHLGLDIRDLLFSESDKIAVPSLTNAGLFVIEYALAELLMSWGVLPEAMIGEGIGEYVAAAIAGVFSLEDALAIVANKEQLQGLKKVKLNPPRIRFISNLTGSWITDAQATNLNYWCQNLQQNGRLSDSISQILEQFEGVFLEVGREQNLSRLTKEHLDINVKQHVLICLSQNQQSDVSFLLQTLGQLWLFGVSIDWSEFYSEEQRHRLPLPTYPFERQRYWIDAKKPGKDNNHSSLVKKPDIADWFYIPFWKPSLPPVQLDNQELGTEKSCTLVFIDECGFGINLVKQLEKQNQDVVTVKLGDTFTILGESEYSINPENHHDYDVLFEELIRKNKLPKNILHLWNVTPVVEQKVELAQIKGFYSLLFIAQALGRRETTNDFEIIVISNNLQPVTGTEVLCPEKATLLGPVKVISQEYANINCRSIDVILPYNGSWQEEKLIENLLAELTVDKSEKLIAYRGLNRWVQSFEPVRFEKTKIEKPRLRERGVYLITGGLGGIGLVLAEYLARTVQAKLLLVGRSALPNKDEWSQWVSTHDETDRTSCKIRKLQELEDLGAEVLAIAADVTNTEQMRSAIVQAKQQFGQLNGVIHAAGVPGGGAIQRKTPEEAERILAPKVKGTIVIDAILKNIELDFFVLVSSNSSIVAEFGQVDYCAANAFLDAYAHSNGGKEGRFLTSINWDTWQEVGMAVNTELPQRLQELRLENLKQGILPDEGVEVFLRILGNTIPQVVISTSDLLDVLKRYNYDNKIPGLDFLEPVNSSKLKYPRPELSNDYVAPRNKNEQKLVDIWQEVIGIERIGIYDNFFELGGDSLIGIQLITILNKQFDSNLSVAKLYECPNISSMANIFNPEESDKNSFEQRLNRGQRRRQIKMQTH; this is encoded by the coding sequence ATGAAGAATTATCAAGAATTTGACAATTTTGATGATAACGATGCAATAGCTATTATTGGCATAACTGGCCGCTTTCCAGGGGCAAACAACGTTGATAAGTTTTGGGAAAATTTGCGAGATGGAGTAGAATCAATTTCGCATTTTACAGATGAAGAACTGCAAACTACGGGTGTAGAACTAACTTTACTTAATGACCCAAATTATGTGAAAGTAGGTAGCTTCATAGAAGGGATTGAGTTATTTGATGCTGCATTTTTTGGATATACTCCCAGAGAAGCTGAAATCACAGATCCGCAGCATCGTCTGTTTTTAGAGTCTGCTTGGGAAGCTTTAGAATCTGCGGGCTATGATTCTGAATCTTACAAAGGTAAAATAGGGGTTTATGCTGGTGTCACTAACAGTAATTATTTATTTACAAATTTAGCTTCAAATAAAGAATTAATCGATTCGGTAGATGCTTTAAATATTTTTATTGGTAATGAAAAAGATAATTTAAGCACACAAACTTCTTACAAATTAAATCTTACCGGACCAAGTATAAATGTTCAGAATAACTGCTCTACATCATTAATAGCTGTACATTTAGCCTGTCAAAGTTTACTCAATGGAGAAAGTGATATAGCTTTGGCTGGTGGTGTTTCCATAGCCAAGTTACCCCAAAAATCTGGTTATCTGTATCAAGAGGGAGTTCTTCATTCCCCTGACGGACATTGCCGGACTTTTGATGCTAACGCTAAAGGAACAGTGTTTGGCGATGGTTTGGGAATTGTTGTGTTAAAAAGATTGGAGGATGCTATTGCTGATGGTGATTTTATTAATGCTGTAATTAAAGGTTCGGCTATCAATAATGATGGCTCTTTAAAAGTTGGTTTTACGGCGCCTAGTGTGAATGGTCAAAGAGAAGTAATTTCAGAAGCACTTGCTTTAGCTGATGTTGAAGCCGATACTATTTCTTATATTGAAGCTCATGGAACTGCAACTCCCTTGGGAGATCCGATTGAAATTAAGGCTCTCACACAAGCTTTTCGTGCTAGCACAAATCAAAAAAGTTTCTGCGCTATCGGTTCAGTAAAAACCAATATTGGGCATCTGGATACAGCAGCAGGTGTCACAGGTTTAATTAAAACAGTCCTGGCATTAAAACATCAACAAATACCCCCTAGTTTACATTTTGACAAACCAAATCCAGAGATAGATTTTGCTAACAGTCCCTTCTACGTCAACACCAAATTATCAGAGTGGAAAACTAACGGGTTACCTCGTAGAGCAGGTGTAAGTTCTTTTGGTGTTGGTGGAACTAATGCCCACGTAATATTACAAGAAGCTCCATTAATTGAGGAATCTAGTGCTTCTCGTCCTTGGCAGTTAATATTATTATCAGCTAAAACCAGCACCGCTTTAGAAGCTGCGGCAGCCAATTTAGCTACTTACCTCCAGCAACATCCAAATATTAACCTGGCTGATGTAGCTTACACCCTACAAGTAGGTCGTCGAGCTTTTGACCATCGACGTATGATAGTTTGTCAAGACTTGAATGACTCAGTTAAATTACTTCAAAATCACGAACAAGAACGTGTTTTTAACTATCATTTTAAACCAATTCGTTATCCTGTTATCTTCATATTTTCAGGAAAAGTATCGAATATCAGCCGAGAATTATATGAAGTTGAAGCAACATATCGGAAACATGTAGATAATTGTGCCGAAATTTTGCAACCCCACCTCGGTCTTGATATCCGCGATTTACTGTTTTCAGAGTCAGATAAAATTGCTGTACCTAGCCTCACCAATGCAGGATTATTTGTAATTGAGTACGCCCTAGCTGAGTTATTGATGTCATGGGGTGTGCTACCAGAAGCGATGATTGGTGAGGGTATTGGTGAATATGTAGCAGCTGCGATCGCAGGTGTATTTTCCTTAGAAGATGCCTTAGCAATTGTAGCAAATAAAGAACAATTACAAGGGCTAAAAAAAGTTAAACTAAATCCACCGCGAATTCGCTTTATTTCCAATTTAACTGGTAGTTGGATTACAGATGCACAAGCCACAAATCTTAATTATTGGTGTCAAAATTTACAACAAAATGGTAGATTATCTGATAGTATATCTCAAATTTTAGAGCAGTTTGAAGGTGTTTTTCTAGAGGTAGGACGGGAACAAAATTTAAGTAGATTAACTAAAGAACATTTAGATATCAATGTCAAACAACATGTACTGATCTGTTTATCTCAAAATCAACAATCAGATGTCAGCTTTTTGTTGCAGACATTGGGACAGTTGTGGCTTTTTGGTGTCAGTATAGATTGGTCAGAATTTTATAGCGAAGAACAACGTCATCGTTTACCTTTACCTACTTATCCTTTTGAACGGCAAAGGTATTGGATTGATGCGAAAAAGCCAGGAAAAGATAATAATCATAGTTCACTAGTTAAAAAACCTGATATAGCCGATTGGTTTTATATTCCTTTTTGGAAGCCTTCTTTACCGCCAGTGCAACTCGATAACCAAGAATTAGGAACTGAAAAATCTTGCACTTTGGTATTTATCGATGAGTGCGGCTTCGGTATCAACTTGGTCAAGCAACTAGAAAAACAAAACCAAGATGTAGTTACAGTTAAATTAGGTGACACCTTTACCATACTAGGCGAGTCTGAATATAGTATCAATCCAGAAAATCATCATGATTATGATGTTTTATTTGAAGAATTAATCAGAAAAAATAAGTTACCAAAAAACATACTTCATTTGTGGAATGTTACACCTGTCGTTGAGCAAAAAGTAGAGCTAGCCCAAATAAAGGGATTTTATAGTTTATTATTTATCGCCCAAGCTTTAGGAAGACGAGAAACTACTAATGATTTTGAAATCATAGTTATTTCTAATAACTTACAGCCAGTTACAGGAACTGAAGTGCTTTGTCCAGAAAAAGCAACTTTACTCGGCCCAGTTAAAGTTATTTCTCAAGAATATGCAAATATCAATTGCCGTAGTATTGATGTTATCCTTCCTTATAATGGCAGTTGGCAAGAAGAAAAACTGATAGAAAATTTACTTGCAGAACTGACAGTTGATAAATCGGAAAAGTTAATTGCTTATCGAGGTTTGAATCGTTGGGTGCAGAGTTTTGAGCCAGTGCGTTTTGAGAAAACTAAAATTGAAAAGCCTCGACTACGAGAAAGAGGAGTCTATTTAATTACAGGCGGACTCGGAGGTATCGGACTTGTTTTGGCAGAATATTTAGCTCGAACTGTACAAGCAAAATTACTGTTAGTAGGACGTTCTGCTTTACCCAACAAAGATGAATGGTCTCAATGGGTGTCTACTCATGATGAGACTGATAGAACTAGCTGTAAGATTCGCAAACTTCAAGAACTTGAAGACTTGGGTGCTGAAGTTTTGGCGATCGCGGCTGATGTCACCAACACAGAACAGATGCGAAGTGCGATCGTTCAAGCTAAACAACAATTTGGTCAACTCAATGGCGTTATCCACGCCGCTGGAGTTCCTGGAGGCGGTGCAATTCAACGAAAAACTCCAGAAGAAGCAGAAAGAATTCTGGCTCCCAAGGTAAAGGGAACAATAGTTATTGATGCAATTCTTAAAAACATTGAGTTAGATTTCTTTGTTTTAGTCTCATCAAATAGCTCAATTGTGGCGGAATTTGGACAAGTAGATTATTGCGCTGCAAATGCTTTTTTGGATGCTTATGCTCACTCTAATGGGGGAAAAGAAGGACGATTTCTTACAAGCATTAATTGGGATACTTGGCAAGAAGTTGGCATGGCAGTAAACACAGAATTACCCCAACGACTCCAAGAATTGCGATTAGAAAATCTTAAACAAGGTATATTACCTGATGAAGGTGTAGAAGTTTTTCTCAGAATTTTGGGAAATACAATCCCCCAAGTTGTAATATCTACGTCTGACTTATTGGATGTACTCAAACGTTATAATTATGACAACAAAATACCAGGATTAGATTTTTTAGAACCTGTCAATTCATCTAAATTAAAATATCCCCGACCTGAACTCAGTAATGATTATGTTGCGCCGCGAAATAAAAATGAGCAAAAACTAGTTGATATTTGGCAAGAAGTTATTGGAATTGAACGCATAGGAATTTATGATAACTTCTTTGAGCTTGGTGGTGATTCCCTCATAGGTATTCAACTTATTACCATCTTAAATAAGCAATTTGATTCAAATCTTTCTGTTGCCAAGCTGTATGAATGTCCAAATATAAGCTCTATGGCAAATATTTTTAATCCTGAAGAATCTGATAAAAATAGTTTTGAACAAAGGCTAAATAGAGGACAAAGAAGAAGACAGATAAAAATGCAAACTCACTAA
- the panP gene encoding pyridoxal-dependent aspartate 1-decarboxylase PanP, with protein MALSQQRQEKTQQNFFLKNELTPQYAVANEVMQLFAPSNKLVSIEANMAVETDALVDSFLNTINTNSDIEFNSLIETFADSQVPTNPADYDSYLEYLANNVINHSIHTSSPRFIGHMTSALPCFVRPLAKLMTAMNQNVVKIETAKAFSPYERQALAMIHRLIYNFSDEFYSEHVQNSQSTLGILVSGGTAANIIALWCARNKSLGAKKSFPGVEKAGLAAALDYYGYQGAVVIGSELMHYSFEKAADLLGIGTHGLIKIPTNGNNQVDLSALRQAVADCQSKNLHIIAIAGVAGTTDSGNIDSLLDIADIAQAANVHFHVDAAWGGPLIFSEQHRQKLIGIERADSVTIDGHKQLYLPMGIGMVFMREPHLASSIEKNASYTMRKGSFDLGKRALEGSRPGMALFLHAGLHLIGLKGYEFLIDAGIEKTQYMADCVNNMPEFELLSEPDINLLLYRYIPESLRELAVKNQLTETDNQQINIFNERLQKSQRQAGRTFISRTTKTITCLEKEISVTALRAVIANPLTTKDDIDAVLNDQIHIALDLEISDC; from the coding sequence ATGGCATTAAGTCAGCAAAGACAAGAAAAAACTCAGCAAAATTTCTTTTTGAAGAATGAGCTAACACCACAGTATGCAGTTGCAAATGAAGTGATGCAATTATTTGCACCATCTAATAAATTAGTCTCTATAGAAGCTAATATGGCTGTTGAGACTGACGCCTTGGTTGATAGTTTTTTAAATACCATTAACACTAATTCAGATATTGAATTTAATTCATTAATAGAAACATTTGCTGATAGTCAAGTTCCCACTAATCCTGCTGATTATGATAGTTATCTGGAATATTTAGCAAATAATGTTATTAATCATTCAATACATACATCTTCACCCCGGTTTATAGGTCACATGACCTCTGCATTACCCTGTTTTGTACGACCTCTTGCAAAACTGATGACAGCAATGAACCAGAATGTTGTCAAAATAGAAACAGCCAAAGCTTTTAGTCCATACGAGCGTCAGGCTTTGGCAATGATCCATAGATTAATTTATAACTTTTCTGACGAATTTTATAGCGAGCATGTCCAAAATAGCCAAAGCACTTTAGGCATATTGGTTTCCGGAGGTACCGCAGCAAACATTATTGCATTATGGTGTGCGCGTAATAAATCTTTGGGTGCAAAAAAGAGTTTTCCAGGTGTAGAAAAGGCAGGTTTAGCAGCAGCTTTAGATTACTATGGTTATCAAGGAGCGGTGGTAATTGGCTCTGAATTGATGCATTATTCTTTTGAAAAAGCAGCAGATTTATTAGGCATAGGTACGCATGGTTTGATTAAAATTCCTACTAATGGTAATAACCAAGTGGATTTATCAGCCCTACGTCAAGCTGTTGCAGATTGTCAGAGCAAAAATTTGCATATTATTGCGATCGCTGGCGTTGCCGGTACTACAGATTCTGGTAATATAGACTCACTTTTAGATATTGCAGATATTGCCCAAGCTGCAAATGTTCATTTTCATGTAGATGCAGCTTGGGGTGGACCACTAATATTTTCCGAACAACATCGACAAAAACTTATTGGTATTGAACGGGCTGATTCAGTCACAATTGATGGACATAAACAGCTGTATTTACCTATGGGTATTGGTATGGTATTTATGCGCGAACCACACCTAGCTTCATCTATTGAAAAAAATGCTAGCTACACCATGCGTAAGGGTTCATTTGATTTAGGAAAACGCGCTTTAGAAGGTTCTCGTCCCGGTATGGCATTATTTTTACATGCTGGACTACATTTGATAGGGTTGAAAGGTTATGAATTTTTGATTGATGCAGGAATTGAGAAAACACAATATATGGCTGATTGTGTCAATAATATGCCGGAATTTGAGTTACTATCGGAACCGGATATAAATCTGCTTCTTTACCGTTATATTCCGGAGTCTTTAAGAGAACTTGCAGTTAAAAACCAATTAACAGAAACTGATAATCAACAAATTAATATATTTAATGAACGCCTGCAAAAAAGTCAACGCCAAGCTGGTCGTACTTTTATCTCGCGGACAACAAAAACAATTACCTGTTTAGAAAAAGAAATTTCTGTAACTGCGCTGCGTGCGGTAATTGCTAATCCACTGACTACTAAAGATGATATTGATGCAGTTTTAAATGACCAAATTCACATTGCTTTAGATTTAGAGATATCAGATTGTTGA